One Solanum lycopersicum chromosome 4, SLM_r2.1 DNA window includes the following coding sequences:
- the LOC138348340 gene encoding uncharacterized protein: MSVSSYLVETYAIKMLYKEKMKTLKKEEATTQEIICNDHSKKSSSSSGGWFTKMFKKVHPVTTPSSNSAIKL; this comes from the coding sequence ATGTCCGTTAGTAGTTATCTTGTTGAGACTTATGCCATAAAAATGCTTTACAAGGAGAAGATGAAGACATTGAAGAAGGAAGAAGCTACAACACAAGAAATTATTTGTAATGATCACTCGAAAAAGTCGTCTTCTTCTTCTGGTGGTTGGTTCACTAAGATGTTCAAAAAAGTACATCCCGTTACAACTCCCTCCTCAAATTCTGCTATAAAATTGTGA
- the LOC104647144 gene encoding uncharacterized protein LOC104647144: MSIASGLVEAYVMKKLHEEKTKNFEKNEAITHENCNQSKKSSSSSSSSSGDWFTKMFKKVQPVTAPSSDSATKS; the protein is encoded by the coding sequence ATGTCGATAGCTAGTGGTCTTGTTGAGGCTTATGTCATGAAAAAGCTACACGAGGAAAAGACGAAGAATTTCGAAAAGAATGAagctataacacatgaaaattgtaATCAATCGAAAAAATCAtcgtcctcttcttcttcttcttctggtGATTGGTTTACTAAGATGTTCAAGAAAGTACAACCCGTCACAGCTCCCTCCTCGGATTCTGCTACAAAATCGTGA